Proteins encoded in a region of the Planococcus citri chromosome 1, ihPlaCitr1.1, whole genome shotgun sequence genome:
- the LOC135837375 gene encoding uncharacterized protein LOC135837375 isoform X2 → MESHVAVFWFFVICNITSCLTLPKPDVLIDERHKKNIRAALASLGDFKEPKDTCEWIRACSMLSIRYLSQEREIVTLENKLIADGKKHETRVAELKADIIECQEKCRKYRSIFKVRSELLEDSENLFKAHHVFPIKSEGILEDLTNTSSKYTDIFTPKHLDRIKELGNSTDIHTLTWLHFLAFSDCVLANGLRLELLKEEIDVVAFCRFVGLIYDKECVISLVQYNQILGSK, encoded by the exons ATGGAAAGCCACGTTGCTGTTTTCTGGTTTTTTGTTATTTGTAATATTACGTCCTGTTTGACGCTACCAAAACCTGATGTACTC ATCGACGAAAGACataaaaagaatattcgcgcAGCTTTGGCGAGTTTAGGCGACTTCAAAGAACCAAAAGACACTTGTGAATGGATCCGAGCGTGCAGCATGCTGTCGATAAGGTATCTATCTCAAGAACGAGAAATCGTAACGCTGGAAAATAAATTGATAGCTGATGGCAAGAAACATGAAACCCGCGTTGCAGAACTCAAAGCAGACATAATTGAATGTCAAGAGAAGTGTCGCAAATACcggtcaatttttaaagtacgtTCTGAACTGTTGGAAGATTCGGAAAACCTTTTCAAAGCACATCACGTATTCCCGATTAAATCAGAAGGCATACTGGAAGATTTGACGAACACATCGTCCAAATACACAGATATTTTCACACCTAAACATTTGGACCGGATAAAGGAGCTGGGGAATAGTACAGATATCCATACTCTGACGTGGTTGCATTTTTTAGCATTCTCCGATTGTGTACTGGCTAATGGACTGCGCCTAGAACTGCTTAAAGAAGAAATTGATGTGGTAGCATTTTGCCGTTTTGTAGGATTAATTTATGACAAA
- the LOC135837399 gene encoding uncharacterized protein LOC135837399 — protein sequence MKINIVVVLIFVTHSSNGGPLNDSLGNLNDTIEEFGWRSVGYLKQPDDWHQAFVVLAKTYKEELERHENGPDKNEGDINEIHEGKSRHYKEDDLKRCENETVEIKKELLKFKSVMWVRTYQLEMGEYCFGLQYVSPDKTKMLEELKNNASRYTDTITPECQTSIGNLCSDTVNEHAVIWLHYLAFSDKILATRLRKELLDRKVDVFEFCTMVGAIFLRIGRFDFADGFSNPEPEVVLEGLKMFGVRVGGGLESVKVLFRIESMTMTSYRRNDEQGDDYDENSAKT from the exons ATGAAAATTAACATAGTAGTTGTTTTAATTTTCGTTACGCACTCGTCCAATGGTGGGCCACTTAACGACTCT CTTGGAAATCTCAACGACACGATTGAAGAATTTGGATGGAGATCAGTAGGATACTTGAAACAGCCAGATGATTGGCATCAGGCATTTGTCGTCCTAGCCAAAACGTACAAAGAAGAACTCGAACGACATGAAAACGGACCTGACAAGAATGAAGGAGACATTAACGAAATTCACGAGGGTAAATCACGACATTACAAAGAAGACGACCTGAAACGATGTGAAAACGAAACTgtggaaattaaaaaagaattactgaaatttaaatCGGTCATGTGGGTGCGTACATATCAGCTGGAAATGGGCGAATACTGTTTCGGATTGCAATACGTGTCACCCGATAAAACCAAAATGTTggaagagttgaaaaataatgcctCCAGATATACCGATACAATTACTCCCGAATGCCAGACATCAATTGGTAATCTATGTAGTGATACCGTTAATGAGCATGCCGTTATATGGCTACATTACCTCGCATTCtctgataaaattttggctACGAGACTCCGCAAGGAACTGTTGGATAGAAAAGTGGatgtgtttgaattttgtacAATGGTGGGCGCGATTTTCTTGCGAATTGGCCGATTTGATTTCGCCGACGGTTTTTCAAATCCCGAACCTGAAGTCGTCCTGGAAGGATTGAAGATGTTTGGAGTTCGGGTAGGTGGGGGATTGGAGTCGGTGAAAGTTTTGTTTAGAATTGAAAGCATGACGATGACGAGTTATAGACGTAACGACGAGCAAGGAGATGATTATGATGAGAATTCAGCGAAAACCTAA